A single genomic interval of Stieleria maiorica harbors:
- a CDS encoding LysR family transcriptional regulator yields the protein MQLRTLEIFCDVAQLRSFSKAADARGVTQSAASQAIQHLEESLGVQLIDRSTRPLTLTTAGTNYHCGLKEILAAYHRLEERVITAGRGLAGPLHIAAIYSVGLSYMPEAIEEFGRLYPEVDVRIGYGQNEAVIRNLLNGDAEIGLVSFPKPSKQIVVVPWQKEPVRLVCSAGHPLAKHNEAELADLDGIEMVGFDRSLELRRMIDSTLKRSGIRVDFRNEFDNADSIVRAIQANDGAGFLPEAAVRRETATGALRVVACRDLRMVRPLGIVFRRSGRPSAAGYEFGSLLLGRPLEPDRDKRGSGNRQKSPTPGATISPGTSVVA from the coding sequence TTGCAACTAAGAACGCTTGAGATTTTCTGTGACGTCGCCCAGCTGCGTAGCTTTTCCAAAGCTGCGGACGCTCGCGGTGTGACTCAAAGTGCCGCCAGCCAAGCGATCCAGCACCTGGAAGAATCACTCGGCGTTCAGCTGATCGACCGTTCGACACGGCCGTTGACACTGACCACTGCAGGAACGAACTATCACTGCGGACTGAAGGAGATTCTTGCCGCATACCATCGCCTGGAAGAGCGGGTGATTACGGCCGGGCGAGGTCTCGCCGGTCCATTGCACATTGCGGCGATCTATTCCGTGGGGCTGAGTTATATGCCCGAAGCGATTGAGGAATTCGGTCGCTTGTATCCCGAGGTCGATGTACGTATCGGTTATGGCCAGAACGAGGCCGTGATCCGAAACCTGCTCAACGGCGACGCGGAAATCGGGCTGGTCAGTTTCCCCAAGCCGAGCAAACAGATCGTTGTGGTGCCTTGGCAAAAGGAACCGGTGCGGTTGGTTTGTTCCGCCGGGCACCCGTTGGCCAAACACAATGAGGCGGAACTGGCGGATCTGGACGGAATCGAGATGGTCGGTTTCGACCGTAGTCTGGAACTTCGGCGGATGATTGACTCGACGTTGAAGCGATCGGGGATCCGCGTCGATTTTCGCAATGAGTTTGACAACGCGGATTCGATCGTGCGGGCGATCCAGGCCAACGACGGCGCCGGCTTCTTGCCCGAGGCCGCCGTCCGCCGCGAGACAGCGACCGGCGCATTGCGGGTGGTGGCCTGTCGCGATCTGCGGATGGTCCGACCGCTGGGGATCGTGTTTCGTCGCTCCGGCCGGCCGAGTGCAGCGGGCTACGAATTCGGATCATTGCTGTTGGGCCGGCCCTTAGAACCTGACCGAGACAAACGCGGCAGCGGCAATCGCCAGAAGTCACCAACGCCGGGGGCGACGATCAGCCCCGGAACCTCCGTCGTCGCATAG
- the gltB gene encoding glutamate synthase large subunit, whose protein sequence is MTSTKEIEMRDPLFHLPEKQGLYDPEHEKDACGVGFIAHIKGVPSHQNVLDADEILRAMDHRGACGCEPNTGDGCGMMCGLPHKFLAKVAKEDLGVDLPEPGRFSAGLVFLPQDADERAECKKTIEQLIADRGQVLYGWRDVHQATDFADVGPTARAAEPVIEQLFVGAADGLKGEAFERELYIIRKRASHLLRGSKTLKQALMFYICSLSTKVIIYKGMLTPAQLLPYYPDLRDPDFETHLAMVHSRFSTNTFPSWDRAQPLRFMSHNGEINTLRGNRNWMQARQGMAESKLFGDELKKLFPVVEPDCSDSGTFDNVLEFLLMNGRTLQEAIMMMVPEAWQKHDSMSDDKRAFYEYFSCLMEPWDGPASIAFTDGKYIGATLDRNGLRPSRYYVTHDDRVIMASEVGVLPVDPAIVKEKGRLQPGKMFLIDFEQGRLIPDEELKSNFAKAMPYGDWLRQERIRLADLHPEAEPHGFDSDTLLHRMQAFGYTSETMNFMLRPLVRDLRDPVGSMGNDSALACLSDKPRMIYDYFKQLFAQVTNPAIDSIREEVIMSLECYIGPEQNLLDATPAHCHRLLVEHPILTNEELAALSHINHEGWHSRVIDITFDRSEGKAGLQATLDRISAEAEAAADAGIQIVVLSDRKIAPNRVPVSALLATGAVHHHLVKQAKRTQIGLVVETGEAREVHHHCLLIGYGADAINPYLAFEALWQARRDALMDPSLDDDKIVASYRKGVAKGMLKVMAKMGISTLQSYKGAQIFEALGLKDEVIDKCFVGTASRIQGVSFDVIAEETLRRHALGYPARRSDNLPTLPNLGEFHWRAEGEKHAWSPDAIANLQVAARSKSEDAYWKFADKINSDNRTRCTLRGLLRFKETGNSIPLDEVQPASEIVKRFCTGAMSFGSISAESHETLAIAMNRLGGKSNTGEGGEDPIRFQPLENGDSKRSAIKQVASGRFGVTIEYLTNADEIQIKISQGAKPGEGGELPGKKVDNNIARIRYSTPGVGLISPPPHHDIYSIEDLAQLIHDLKNANRAARISVKLVSEVGVGVIASGVAKAFADHILISGDTGGTGASPLTSIKHAGLPWELGIAETHQVLVLNNLRSRVVLQTDGGLKTGRDVVIAALLGAEEFGFSTAPLITLGCIMMRKCHLNTCPVGIATQDPYLREKFTGKPEHVVNYLFMVAEEARGIMAQLGFRTIDEMVGRSDVLHTDDAIKHWKADGLDLTAILRVAAKPHPDVKVICSQAQDHGLEKSLDLTTLLDQARDTIRTKEPIVIESPIVNINRTVGTILSNEVAKVYGQIGLPDDTIRLQLTGSAGQSLGAFLAHGITIDLEGDANDYVGKGLSGGRIIVYPPKQSSFKSQDNILVGNVCLYGATGGEAFFRGRAAERFCVRNSGARTVVEGVGDHGCEYMTGGRVVILGETGRNFAAGMSGGIAYVWDRNGDFNMKCNLALVELERIEDADEEAEIKELITRHKQYTGSEVAAEALEDWETFRSQCVKVMPVDYKRVLLAQKEQAALAGESSPVA, encoded by the coding sequence ATGACATCAACGAAAGAAATCGAGATGCGTGATCCACTGTTTCACCTGCCCGAGAAGCAAGGGCTGTACGATCCCGAACACGAAAAGGATGCGTGTGGTGTCGGATTCATCGCTCACATCAAGGGCGTTCCGAGTCACCAGAACGTGCTCGATGCCGACGAAATTCTGCGCGCGATGGATCACCGCGGAGCGTGCGGCTGCGAACCCAACACGGGTGACGGCTGTGGCATGATGTGTGGACTTCCACACAAGTTTCTTGCCAAAGTGGCCAAGGAAGACTTGGGTGTCGACCTGCCCGAACCGGGACGGTTCAGCGCCGGATTGGTCTTCTTGCCCCAGGACGCCGACGAACGTGCCGAGTGCAAAAAGACGATCGAGCAATTGATTGCGGATCGAGGCCAGGTCCTGTACGGCTGGCGTGACGTGCATCAGGCGACGGACTTTGCTGATGTCGGTCCCACGGCACGTGCCGCCGAACCGGTGATCGAACAGTTGTTCGTCGGCGCCGCCGACGGGCTGAAAGGGGAAGCCTTCGAACGTGAGCTCTACATCATTCGCAAGCGTGCCAGCCATCTGTTGCGAGGCAGCAAGACGCTCAAACAAGCACTGATGTTCTACATCTGCTCGCTGAGCACCAAGGTGATCATTTACAAAGGGATGCTGACGCCGGCGCAGCTCCTTCCCTACTATCCCGACCTTCGCGACCCGGATTTCGAAACGCACCTGGCAATGGTGCACAGTCGGTTTTCGACCAACACCTTTCCCAGTTGGGACCGCGCCCAGCCGTTGCGATTCATGAGCCACAACGGGGAAATCAACACTCTGCGCGGCAACCGCAACTGGATGCAGGCCCGCCAGGGCATGGCCGAAAGCAAGTTGTTCGGCGACGAATTGAAAAAGCTGTTTCCGGTCGTCGAACCCGATTGCAGCGACTCGGGGACCTTCGATAACGTGCTCGAATTCTTGCTGATGAATGGGCGCACGTTGCAGGAAGCCATCATGATGATGGTCCCCGAAGCGTGGCAAAAACACGATTCGATGAGTGACGACAAGCGAGCGTTCTACGAGTACTTCTCGTGCCTGATGGAGCCGTGGGACGGCCCGGCATCGATCGCCTTTACCGACGGCAAATACATCGGCGCGACGCTGGACCGCAACGGATTGCGCCCGAGCCGATATTATGTGACGCACGACGACCGCGTGATCATGGCCAGCGAGGTCGGTGTGCTGCCGGTCGATCCGGCGATCGTTAAAGAGAAGGGGCGTTTGCAGCCCGGAAAGATGTTCCTGATCGACTTCGAACAAGGACGTTTGATCCCCGATGAAGAATTGAAATCGAATTTTGCCAAAGCCATGCCGTACGGCGATTGGCTCCGCCAAGAACGGATCCGGCTGGCGGACCTGCATCCCGAAGCGGAACCGCACGGATTCGACAGCGACACCCTGCTGCATCGCATGCAGGCGTTCGGGTACACCAGCGAAACGATGAATTTCATGTTGCGTCCGCTGGTCCGTGACCTGCGTGACCCGGTCGGATCGATGGGCAACGACAGCGCTTTGGCGTGTCTGTCGGACAAGCCGCGGATGATCTATGACTACTTCAAACAACTGTTCGCACAGGTCACCAATCCGGCGATCGATTCGATCCGCGAAGAAGTGATCATGTCGCTGGAGTGCTACATCGGCCCCGAGCAGAACCTGTTGGACGCGACGCCGGCGCACTGCCACCGCTTGTTGGTCGAGCATCCGATTTTGACCAACGAAGAACTTGCGGCGCTGTCGCACATCAACCACGAAGGCTGGCACAGCCGTGTGATCGACATCACGTTCGACCGCAGCGAAGGCAAGGCGGGGCTGCAAGCGACGCTGGACCGGATCTCGGCCGAAGCCGAAGCCGCGGCGGATGCCGGCATTCAAATTGTCGTCCTCAGCGACCGAAAGATCGCCCCCAATCGCGTCCCCGTCAGTGCGTTGCTGGCGACCGGTGCGGTCCACCACCACCTGGTCAAACAAGCCAAGCGGACACAGATCGGTCTGGTCGTCGAAACCGGCGAAGCCCGCGAAGTCCACCACCACTGTCTGTTGATCGGTTACGGTGCCGATGCGATCAATCCGTACCTGGCCTTCGAGGCGCTGTGGCAGGCTCGTCGCGACGCATTGATGGACCCGTCGTTGGACGACGACAAGATCGTCGCCAGCTACCGCAAGGGCGTCGCCAAGGGCATGCTGAAGGTGATGGCCAAGATGGGGATCAGCACGCTGCAAAGCTACAAGGGTGCCCAAATCTTCGAAGCCTTGGGGCTCAAGGACGAAGTCATCGACAAGTGCTTCGTCGGTACCGCCAGTCGAATTCAAGGCGTCTCGTTTGACGTGATCGCCGAAGAAACGCTGCGACGTCACGCCCTCGGCTATCCGGCACGACGGAGCGACAACTTACCGACGCTTCCCAATTTGGGTGAGTTCCACTGGCGAGCCGAAGGCGAAAAGCACGCTTGGTCGCCCGATGCGATCGCAAACCTGCAAGTCGCCGCGCGGTCCAAGAGCGAAGACGCCTATTGGAAGTTTGCCGACAAGATCAATTCGGACAATCGCACCCGATGCACGCTCCGCGGCCTGTTGCGGTTCAAGGAAACCGGGAACTCGATTCCGCTGGATGAGGTGCAACCGGCCTCCGAGATCGTCAAACGGTTCTGCACCGGGGCGATGAGCTTTGGAAGCATCAGCGCCGAATCGCACGAGACGTTGGCGATCGCGATGAACCGATTGGGCGGGAAAAGCAACACCGGCGAAGGCGGTGAAGACCCCATCCGTTTCCAACCGTTGGAGAACGGCGATTCGAAGCGATCGGCGATCAAACAGGTCGCGTCGGGGCGCTTCGGCGTCACGATCGAGTACCTGACCAACGCGGATGAGATCCAGATCAAGATTTCGCAGGGAGCCAAGCCGGGTGAAGGCGGCGAGTTGCCGGGGAAAAAGGTCGACAATAACATCGCACGGATCCGCTACAGCACGCCGGGTGTGGGACTGATCAGCCCGCCGCCGCACCACGACATCTATTCGATCGAAGACCTGGCGCAACTGATTCACGATTTAAAGAACGCCAATCGTGCCGCCCGGATCAGCGTCAAATTGGTGTCCGAAGTCGGCGTCGGCGTGATCGCCAGCGGCGTTGCCAAGGCGTTCGCCGATCACATCCTGATCTCCGGTGACACCGGTGGAACGGGGGCGTCGCCGTTGACCAGTATCAAGCACGCCGGGTTGCCGTGGGAGCTGGGAATCGCCGAGACCCACCAGGTGTTGGTGCTGAACAACCTTCGCAGCCGTGTGGTGTTGCAGACCGACGGCGGCCTGAAGACCGGTCGTGATGTCGTAATCGCCGCGCTGTTAGGTGCCGAAGAGTTCGGTTTCTCGACCGCGCCGCTGATCACGCTCGGTTGCATCATGATGCGAAAGTGTCACCTGAACACCTGCCCGGTCGGAATCGCGACCCAGGACCCGTACCTGCGTGAAAAATTCACCGGCAAACCCGAACACGTGGTCAACTACTTGTTCATGGTCGCCGAAGAAGCTCGCGGTATCATGGCGCAGCTCGGCTTCCGCACGATCGACGAGATGGTCGGCCGTAGCGACGTGCTGCACACCGACGACGCCATCAAACATTGGAAAGCGGACGGTTTGGATTTGACCGCGATTCTGCGAGTCGCCGCGAAACCGCATCCGGATGTCAAAGTGATTTGCAGCCAAGCCCAAGACCATGGACTGGAAAAGTCGCTGGACTTGACCACGCTGTTGGATCAGGCACGCGACACGATCAGAACCAAAGAACCGATTGTGATCGAGTCGCCGATCGTCAACATCAACCGGACCGTGGGAACGATACTGAGCAACGAGGTTGCCAAGGTGTACGGTCAGATCGGTTTGCCAGACGATACGATTCGGCTTCAGTTGACCGGTTCGGCCGGGCAGAGCTTGGGAGCGTTTTTGGCGCACGGCATCACGATCGACCTGGAAGGCGACGCGAATGATTACGTCGGCAAAGGGCTAAGCGGCGGCCGGATCATCGTCTATCCGCCCAAACAGAGTAGTTTCAAGTCGCAGGACAACATTTTGGTCGGCAACGTCTGCTTGTACGGTGCGACGGGAGGTGAAGCATTTTTCCGTGGCCGGGCGGCCGAGCGGTTCTGCGTTCGCAACAGCGGTGCAAGGACGGTCGTCGAAGGTGTCGGCGATCACGGTTGTGAATACATGACCGGCGGCCGCGTCGTGATTCTGGGCGAAACCGGTCGCAACTTTGCCGCCGGAATGTCGGGCGGGATCGCCTATGTCTGGGACCGAAACGGCGACTTCAACATGAAGTGCAATTTGGCATTGGTGGAACTGGAACGCATCGAAGATGCCGACGAGGAAGCCGAGATCAAAGAGCTGATCACCCGTCACAAGCAATACACCGGCAGCGAAGTCGCCGCCGAGGCGCTTGAGGATTGGGAGACGTTCCGTTCGCAATGCGTCAAAGTCATGCCCGTGGATTACAAACGCGTGCTGTTGGCACAAAAAGAACAGGCCGCTCTGGCCGGCGAATCAAGCCCCGTCGCGTAA
- a CDS encoding transposase, with translation MGRALRSEQFDPAEISMMHCVQRCVRRAYLAGVDPQTGKDYGFRREWIRRRMEALASVFGVDVLTYAILSNHMHLILRNRPDVVQAWSDQEVAIRWLRVFPGRRLEEHLAEPTENDVATLARDKERLAEIRHRLSDLSWFMRALSEPIARMANKQDECTGRFWEGRFKAQAIADEAGLLACAMYVDLNPVRAAMAETPDQAPHTSAYDRIKADQGDQIDSAAFDLVPVDTAEAGKTIRETPVEALKERRKKKRVNPTGKRIRRDGWLAPFRLGKKPASDPELSEGGVRASDKGFLDLDWGDYLKLLRWTAKQSDEGSGREVPEGMQSVLTRLGIDLSMWRDLVWNFKRYFGQSCCAGSPSAMGKFAESTGRHWSKGQRSVAQCFAA, from the coding sequence ATGGGACGTGCATTGCGGTCGGAGCAGTTTGATCCGGCGGAGATTTCGATGATGCACTGCGTGCAGCGGTGCGTGCGAAGGGCCTATCTGGCCGGCGTGGATCCGCAGACCGGAAAGGATTACGGCTTTCGCCGTGAATGGATCCGGCGGCGGATGGAGGCCCTCGCTTCGGTTTTTGGCGTCGATGTGCTGACCTACGCCATCCTCTCCAATCACATGCACCTGATCCTTCGCAACCGCCCCGACGTCGTTCAAGCCTGGTCGGATCAGGAGGTCGCGATTCGCTGGCTAAGAGTCTTTCCCGGGCGGCGACTGGAAGAACACCTCGCCGAACCGACCGAAAACGATGTCGCCACTTTGGCACGTGACAAGGAAAGGCTGGCAGAGATTCGACATCGACTGTCGGATCTGTCCTGGTTCATGCGTGCACTGAGTGAACCGATCGCCCGCATGGCCAACAAACAGGATGAATGCACGGGACGGTTCTGGGAGGGCCGTTTCAAGGCGCAGGCGATTGCCGATGAAGCGGGCTTGCTGGCCTGTGCGATGTACGTGGACCTGAATCCCGTTCGGGCGGCGATGGCGGAAACGCCGGATCAGGCCCCTCACACCTCGGCCTACGACCGCATCAAAGCAGATCAAGGTGACCAGATCGACTCAGCGGCGTTTGACTTGGTTCCCGTTGACACGGCAGAGGCAGGGAAAACGATTCGCGAAACGCCGGTCGAAGCGTTGAAGGAGCGACGCAAGAAGAAACGCGTCAATCCGACCGGCAAGCGGATTCGGCGTGACGGCTGGCTGGCGCCGTTTCGGCTGGGGAAGAAGCCGGCGAGTGACCCAGAGCTCAGCGAAGGCGGCGTGCGCGCCAGTGACAAGGGGTTTCTGGATCTGGACTGGGGCGACTATTTGAAGCTGCTGCGGTGGACGGCCAAGCAAAGTGACGAAGGGTCGGGGCGCGAAGTTCCCGAGGGCATGCAGTCGGTGCTGACCCGATTGGGAATCGATCTGTCGATGTGGCGTGACTTGGTATGGAACTTCAAGCGGTACTTTGGCCAGAGTTGTTGCGCGGGATCACCGAGCGCGATGGGCAAGTTCGCTGAATCGACCGGCCGTCACTGGTCCAAGGGGCAGCGGAGCGTCGCCCAATGCTTCGCCGCGTGA